The Cryptomeria japonica chromosome 9, Sugi_1.0, whole genome shotgun sequence DNA segment TGGATGAATCCACCTCAAAATAGACATATTTCTTAGGATGGGTTGAgtaaaatttattttgtttatgacaTACCAAACACCATTAAGAGTTTGACAAGAATGTTAACAAAGGCCTAAAGGTATAGGAACAAACTAGAAAACTCCATTTTAAAAGGGATTTGGAGCACATCCTTCTCAATAATCAAGAAGAGTACTCTTTAATGAACCAAGGGTAGTGTTTAGTAATGATAGGACAGTGTTCATGGTTTGAAAAcctaaaaaggaaagaaaaacccTTTATTAGATATACCTAAAACTTGATTGCATGGAATTGCGGTGAAGTTTGAACCCCCTCTTGAATACAAATTGAAAGGTATTCTCCAACAAAATACTATATCAAATTAAGAATTTCCAGATATTTTCAAACTTTTCCAAAAGAAAATTAGGAGGGACATCCTCAAAAGAAAAGatcattacatcatggtaaacatTCAACACAAACTTGTCGAACTTTTTTGGAGCCATGGTCACTTATAGCTCCATCATTCATACTTGCATGaatatatatctgcaacaagaAGGCAGCTATTATTTAAGACGAACAACACCAAAGGGTAAGACGTGTTTATACACAATAAATGCACTTAATATAGTTAAAATATTGCAAAAATCAAAGATAACAGTGAGACAAGCACAAGTCAAGCGTAAGTTAAATACAAAGCCCTGTAACATTCCTAACCTTGGAAAAGCCTATACTTGCTTCAGCCAATTAATTTAAGAAACTCAAAGGTGGAAAGGTTTTACAACAatggttcaaattttttttttggctgcttcttattttttcttattttattgtATACAAAATTCTATGGTTGTAACCACACAAGTATTTTCCAATTAACCAAACAAAGAAGGTTAATGATGTGATTCATACAACTTATAAGTATTAATTTCATCCTTATAACAATATTTTATACTAAACCTgtacaagaaaataaaaatcaagaacTGTAATATTGATCTCTTCATTATCCTTAGTTAACATGTGCAACTCATGAAAAACATCTCTAATTATTCTAGATGAAATTTACTCTTTACTAGTGTTTTTGGTTTGCAATTCAAGAAGAAATTTACCcaatttgataatattttaatCTATAGCTACAAATTACAATGTCCTCCTAGATCCTAACAATGTCTCCCATTGTGTTGTTTCTCAAGTTCTTATGGTACTCATCTTCTTGAGTTCATTgcgtagataaatatgataagctAGTTTAAGCATAAGCAGTTAGagcagataaatatgataaatcaGTACAAGTTCCAGGTACAGTTCCAGAAGCAGCGGAGTAAGGAGCATCCTAGCCATTACCTGGTTTAGCACCCATTTCTTTACGAAACCCATAATATGGTGTTCCAGTATCAAATCCATATACGGAACCCAATCTATCAAAGTCTCCCATTCGCCAATTGCATTTTACCAAATCGAGATACAGATCCCTGGGTTGCCGGTTCTCcaattggttatttatttatttatttatttgacagGTGCTTAAACTCCCTTTGCTTCCATTCGGTAAACTGCGAGTGCCTTTGCAGGTAGATAAACTGGGTAGTAAACTGCAGTAAACTGATGAATCTACTCGCTTTGAATAATCAAAAGGATCTCGATCTAAATCCCCAACCATACCTGGAACTGGTGGGGATGCTGAAGAAACTGGATCGATTGGAACTGAATCTGCTCGGGCAACTACTCAATCTGTACTTGGATCGGGAAGCGAGCGAAGAGATGCCGCGGGTGAAACTTCAATCTTATATTCCACATATACTTTCCTTTCTCAGCATCAGAAATCTCTATCCACAACGACATACAAATTTGAATACGTAATCAAGTTCATGTAATTTAATCATAAATGGCATACCTGACATAGGTGAAAGATAATCATAAAACAATTACAACAGAAAAAAGAACTGTACAAAATACAAAATTTGGTGTTAAAACAAAAAACGTATTGGGTTGATTGTAAGCACTTTTCTTACATCTCCTGCTGGTTGAGAAGACTTCTATTTCCATCCAGTATTGGTCTCCATTAGGTTTTTCCATTTTTAACCTCCTCCTCCCGCTTTTCATTCCAGAGATGTAATGGCTTCGTGAAAAACAGTTGTGTCATGACACCTctaaggaattttgaagtggggtTTTAACAAAATTCACTTCAGTAGGAGTGATGCTTACTGTGCATCTGATTTTATAAAGTCAACAGCCTGGATTAGCTCTCCAAATGCTTGGGATGTACAAACTctttataaaatgaaaataaaacctAATTCATTTTTATTGCTGCAAGTTCGACACAATGCACCATGTCATAGAGAAAGCCTGCAGTTACAGCTTAATTCACTTGGTATCACCAATAATCTCCACAAGAACACTGTCCTTGGCTGAAATGATGGAACCTATTTGCATCTCTCACAACAATTTCTCTTGAAGTAAtcttagagataaacttggtagcAGTGTGgcattcaatgcatactcgaagaTTTTTCACAACTCCGATAATCATTCCTGGGGACGTGTTTAACAGTCCACATGCAATTGCCAATTTCTCACTATGGTGGCAAAGAAAAaactctttttcttccttctccacATCATTCAGTACATGTCTTGACTCTGGAAAATAACCTGCTGCCTTCATTTCCCAAGACAATTTCTCTAACATTGCATAGATCTCTTCTTTTTGTGGGTGTGATCTGTCCCCTGCACAAAAAACATGTACCATTTTATGGacttcaatccaactacatccaggTATCTTCTTGATTCCTTCATCTTTCATCAATCTCCTTATCTTCTGAACATCACCCCACCTGCCCACTTCTGCATAGATGTCTGACAGAAGAACATAAGGTGCAGCGTTTTTAGGATCCAGCTCCAAAAAAAGAGTCGCTGTAAATACTCCAAGCCCTATATTATTATGTGATCGACAAGCGCCAAGCAAGCACTTCCACACAACCACAGCAGGTttaattggcattttgatgataaaGTTCAGAGCTTTATCAAGATAGCTAGCACGGCCAAGAAGGTCAACAATGCATACGTAATGATCAATTATAGGCTTAATACAATAAAAGTCACTCATGCCATTGAAGTATTTACAACCCTCTTCTAGTAGGCTAGAATGGCTGCATGCGAATAATACACAAACATAGCTTACATGATCAGGGTGTACGCCAGAGTGTTTCATTAGTTCAAAGAGTTCGAGAGCATCTTTGCCATAGCCATGCattgcatatccagcaatcatcgCATTCCATGAGACTGTATCTCGTTCcaacattttgtcaaacagtttacgTGTCTTTTGTATTctaccacattttgcatacatgtctatcaaggcatttgCAACTAAGGTATCCGACAAAAAGTTGCTTTTAATTATTCTTTGATGGAactccataccctgttccaaagctcccattttgccaCACGCTGGAAGGGTGCTGGCAAAGGATGCGGAGTCTGGCTTTACGCCTGCCAATTGCATTCTTTTGAAAGTCTCTAAGGCGTTTTCAACAAGGCcactttgtgcatatcctgcaatcatcgcaGTCCATGAGataacatttctttgaggcattttatcaaacacttcCCACGCCTTCTGTATgcatccacattttgcatacatgtctattagGGCACTAGCAACTACAATATCTAACCTAAATCCGTTTTCAATtacgctttgatggatgtccaaacCCCATTTCAAAGCTCCtgttttggcacaggctgggaggagAGTGGCAAAAGTTGTGGAGTCTGGCTTtaaacctgccaattgcatttgcttgtaaGTCTCAATCGCCTTTTCAACAAGCCCATTTTGTGCAAATCCTGCAATCATTGTACTCCATGAGACCATATCTCGATGAGGCATTTCTTTGAAAATATTTATAGCCTCTTCAAGAGCACCATGTTTTGCATACCCTGCAATCATCATAGTCCATGAGATcgcatttctttcaggcattttgtcaaacactgcTCGTGCCTTTTGCATGtttccacattttacatacatgtctatcagggcactTGCAACTACGACATCTGAGAAAAACCCGCTTTCAATTATGCTTTCATGGATGTGCATTCCCTTCTCCAAAGATCCTATTTGGGCGCACGCTGGGAGAACGCTGGGAAAGGTTgtagaatttggctttatgcctgccaattgcatttgcttaaaagccTCCAAGGCCTTTTCAGCGATCCCATTTTGTGCATACCCTCCAATCAATGCTGTCCATGAGACGACATTTCGTTGAGGCATTTCTTTAAAAAGCCTTAAAGTCTCGCCAACGTAACCATTTTTTGCATATCCCGTGATCATCACATTCCACGAGACCGTGTCCCTGTGAGGCATTTTCTCAAACAGTTCTGCAGCCTTccgtatgcttccacattttgcatacatatcaatCAGGGCATTTGCAACTAAGACATCTCCCAAAAATCCGCTTTCAAATATTCTTTTATGGAACTCCATACCCTGATCCAAAGCTCCAATTTTAGCACATACTCTGAGGATGCTCGCATAAGTTGAAGAGTTCGGCTTTAGACCCGtgaattgcatttgcttaaaagtcTCCAAAACCTTTTCAACATAGCCATGTtgagcatatcctgcaatcatggtattccaggaaaccacatttctctCAGGCATATTGTCAAACACTTCCCTTGCCTGGTGTATACTCCCACATTTTACATACATATCTAACAGTGCACTGGCAACTACCACATCAGAAAAAAATCCCATCTCCATTATGCcctgatggatgtccatacccatTTTCAAAGCTCCAATTTTAGAACAAGCCGGAAGAATGGTGGCAAACGTGAAGTGATCAGGGTGAACTGATGTTTGTTGCATTTTGTGAAAAATCGTCAAAGCCTCATGAGGGCGCTCATGTTTTTGATAAGCTCCAATCATCACGTTCCATGAGAACACATCTCGCTCTGTCATCTTCTCAAAGACTTTACGAACATCAACCAAACTATCGCACTTGGCATACATGTTGATAAGCTTATTTTGAAAAAAAGTATGTTTAGCAAAAAGAgacatttatttgtttgtttgatcGACCTCATACTTCCAGAGGAAACAGTATAGATGGGATGATTCTCTTCAGCATTTCCAAGACTGATTTCAAAGCGATCGTTGCATTTCTTCCAAAATATGCCCAACGCACGTCGATCAGAGCCTGTAATTTATAGTTTGCTTTCGACAAACCCTTCCATGTAATTTTATTACTATTTTTCAACAAAGCCTGAATGGTCCACAGTTTTATCTCTTCTGTATAATTTAAATCCAGGTTTAAAATCCTGTAATGAAATTTTCATTGAATTTTGGGTTTattttgattttgtcttttgaTATTGTATTTTTGCTCTTATACATTTGATCCTGTTATTGTCTCGTTACTTTTATGCAtgcatattttttttgaaaaaaaattaaaaaaaattaaaaaattagttgGGCATATgtattgacatgctattttttccTAAAACTGTAtaaatgacacttcaaattataaataaaccataaaatttatagtaggtaatatatatcatagaatattataatttataatattgatatatattagtttaaaatgtttattataaaaatacaaatttatttagaatattttgaaatggaaggatgtagttgtttctaattttataatactttaatatgattttttagaatagttctattttttcatatgaatttaaaaacttgtcataattgaaatgatagaatataattgataaaatattttaatataaatttttacaatatattatatttttttatatatgaatttagaaacttggtcaatttaattttttaaatatatttagtaagattgttatagaaacttgtcataatatataaaattttaatatttattattactaaattagtaattattaattgattatcatttaatgttaatatataatatatattagtgtattaattcagaaatttatttagtaaatttaagatttttgcatatattactaatttatcattattttctcattaagacAATGATTatcatttcttcccaagaaagatgtgCATTGCATTTTGGTGTGGCTTCAATCTTCTACATTTATATTTTTGATAGTTAAGGTTTTtcttaaaatgtcaaatgaaagacattgaaatgactaaaccatcataaaaaattcatatgacaagtaGGGGTGATCGTCAAATTCTAGGTGCTTGCACATAGATATGTGCAAATTGATTCTACTAGAGTCTTATATGTATATAAAGCATCTTGGTGTGGTTTAACAAGCAATGAAATGTTATGGCATGTGATGGGTGTATGTTGAACTAATGTGTAGGAATGCTTGTTGTGTGAAATATCACATGGATCAAAACTCCTTTTCTATAATAATATGCATAATATGGCATAACATCCACTTGTATCCTCTCTTATTCATGTAAGTGCATCATCAATGTTTTGTCAAGCTTTACAAAATGTATGTTCCACATCATAAAATAATCACTTTTAATTTGTAGGTTTGATGGTTTTTCAAAACCCTACCACTTGCATAATTTTCTCCTTGGACTAAGTTTAAATCTAAACTCTTCTAAGGTCCACATGTTATGGATAATCATATTTCATAATGTTCTTTTTCCTTGGTGACACTTTTGGTCAATACCTTTACTATCTTTAAGGAGGAAGCAAATTTTTATATAAGTGGTAGATTTCCCTTCTATGGTTTTTGCATAATAGGTTCTTTCTACTACTCGTTACTTAGGAAAATAAAGGAAATCCATTATATTATGATCTCTATCAAACTACATAAACCTTTGGAATTTAGAATACTTACATGCGCAATGTTCTATTTAACCATACCTACTACTAATATCCTCTTGTGTATCATACCCATCTTCCTTTTCTTCTATCACCTTCACCACCATATCTTAGAAAATCAAAGTTCATTTTACTATGGGCATATGCCTACACCTAGATGGTAGAATTCGCAACTAGCATAGCACATGTAACAATCTACAAGTGTtagcatcatgaataacattttgcTCACACCAAACTAATTGTTCAATAATAAACCCTTAATTTTCGTAATAGTTAGCTTTTTAATGCCTTTTGATATTCATGAAAAATAGTGTAATAAAAAATGCACGGTGTAGGGGGATCCATATTGTACTCACTACTTGCACTCTCATAATTGGATAGTTAGTGGTAGTGAGGCACTTGCAAGATGCTCCATACATGAAACCTTCTACCTACTTTTTACCCTCTAGGAGTACACTAGAACCATAACTATTAGGTATCTTGATGCTTCCAAGCATAAGGTTGTTTCTAGCATGTCCTTGTGATTATAAAATTCCTTATAGATCAACTCATGTTGAATTTGTGTAGGGTGCCCCAATAAACCACCCCTTTTGAATTACAACATTTATGTTGTTGGGAATCTTGGAAATGAAATTCTTGAACAATCTCTCTTTGAAGTTGTATGATCTTCAACATAGCTATATTGTGATGCATGAGCTCAAGATAATCAAATTTAGCTAAGTCCTTCAACTCTTGTAGTTTGATCTTCTATTCATCAAGATCAAAGTGTGTGTACAAATCTTATGTATGTTTTCTTAGTGTGGAAGCAAAGTGATGGATTATGTATAAGATCCATGGCAATTTTGGCATTTAATATATTTCTTGCTCTTACGAATGGTGCACTTCATCCTTTTCATCTATTTAAGTTTTTATTGACATTAGCACGTGAACTCGTAAGCAACCACAAGTGGATTATGTATGGCATTCTATTATGGCTATAGCTAGTGATACATATGGGCTTGGTTGTTGATGCACATAATATTTATTTGTTACGGTGTTATTGTTCTTGTTATGCCTACTATTTAACCATATATTTTTCCTATTATTGTACTTGTTTTTGCTAATTCTAATTTATTATGATGGCTTGTTGTAAACATGCTCCCCTCTCAATCTATTATAATTATCTCACATAATACTCATATCTTACAAAAAAGTCCTAAACTATTGCGTTATCATGTCAAATATATATCTACCTACCTATCAAAATTAATTTCCTCAACTTGGTGCCTTGTGTTATACATGAAAAACCTAGCCATAGCTTCACAATACTTAAAGAGATttacaatattaaaataaattCACATTGGGTGGTTGATGTAAGGTCAATCTGGGTTCGTCACAATAAAAGTGCACATAGTCAATAACTACTACCAGTTGTTGTAATACCACTACTTCTCCATTGAATGCTTCACCAATCCTCTCACCACCCCTAACCCTCTTGTACATAGTCATGCCTCCTTTAACTACGTCACCAACATTTATACTATCCCCATTTTACCATCAACTTGGCATAGTATGTGCTTGCCTAAACTATTCAAATTTGACTATTACAATTATATGTTAATGCTTGTTATTTCATGGTGGTGTGATTCACAGCTACTTGTGTCCATGCTCTTATACTTTTCAATACCACTATGAACTAAACCCGCTACTCCCTTCACTATACACCTTTGATCTCAATATATTTTTCAATTAGTTGCATCTTCAACCATAGAGAGTTACTTAACAATTACATGTATTGGGTGTAAGAAACTTGATTAGCACCTCCTCAATTGAATTACATATGAAGATCGggaattttcatatatatatatttgtcaatAGTTCCCTTCACAAACTTATAAATCAAATGCATCCAAAATATATCCAAACATTTCAAATGCCCAATAATATCAAGTATCTAGGATAATATTCTCAATTACTTTATTTTACACCACTTAACACAAGTTGACAACCAATTACATAGATGCTTGGGTAGCTCTCTAAAAAAATATGTcatacaatggatcaaaaagtatCATCTCATACTAGTATATTAACTTCTTTCTAATGTGAACCTCCTTGTGCATGTGAATTTGTTTACCTTGTAAACCACTAGAACAAATCCATACATAGAACCTACCAAATTATACTAGTATAATACATGAATTACAAAAGTGTACCATCAAAAGAAccaatttttttgtctttttgtccaTGCAAGCAATTGAGCTTAGGATAAGCACTTAAATAACCCCCACAAATTAGCACAAATTAGCATATTAGACTTAACTTTTCTCACTCAAGGCATGCTTGAGTCTTAATATCCTCTATTTAACTCATGTTATTATTCATGCTCCAATGCTCTAACTAAATCAATATTCTAACTAAATCTATTAAAAAATTGCTTTAAAAAATCTTTATAGTTACCTAGTTTTAATAGATACTTAGTTCATGAAAGTACAACCTAGATTCTTCTAAAAGCATATAGGCTAGCAATACCAAGTGTGCCTCCTAAAAGTTGCTAATCATTATCATCATGCAATTTaccaaaaatataatatttaaattttaaatatgtaAGCTAGGAAAACCAAGCATTCTCCTAAAAGCTAGCTAATTATTTCTATTCTACTACCCATAAATATATTTTGTACAAAAATATAATCTTCTATAATTCAAATCCTATGTATGTATTTTCTTTTGTTTATGGCATAATCAACTCTATTATAATGTTCACCTATATTCAATGATGCCACACACTTAAATTTATGATTATATCTTCATGGCTTTAATTTTATGAGTTCTATATAATGTAATATTTTACTACCACATTCATGTATTTATTACAAACCTATCTTAGATGATATTTTCTATTATGCTTAAATAATGTATTCATTCATTAAGACACTTGTCTTATCCACCTAATCTTTTTTGACATATCATTTTACATTATACTTCCATGAAATGTCTTTTGCACACACCTTGTCATCAcacctaaggaaacacatttgtcTCTCATTTATACACGCGCTTCATGCTTGAACCAACACATTGCTACATGCAGACATGCTTACACTATCCTCTCTTTAGATCACGTTCATATaacttgagggggcataccatacACATGATTCAAGAGGGGGCATATACTATACACATGATTTAAGAGTAATCTCTTGTTATTACACTAAGATCCTAGAGTGTACTTTCAAATATGATAATATGTGTAATTTGATAGACAATagctataatttttattttaattaacttaaaattgatagtaaataaattaaaatttgagccaaaataaCCAACAAAATCAAATATGTCAATATatacaaaacaaataaaattaaaaattttagaaataaataaaatttaaaatattcaaataatctttttttcaaattaTATCCACAATTATACTTAGTGGAAGGATGACAATAGTTGCCCACCCTAACTTTAGGCACCCTGAGCTTCTCAACGGtacatcaaattttgatgatttttttggatttcttcatatGAAACTGAAAAGCTTAAAGCTATTGTTTCAGATTCTAGATAGTTACAAAGAATGAGAGAGGATTTGTCATATGCACAAagatcaaaaagtggtcatttagaGGTGATATCCAATGCCTATTTACAAATGCTCCAATAATCATGCGTTACAACACTCAAAAATTTACACAACTAATCTAATGCATATTCCTTCAATAATTATTTTGAccaatgcttatgcacaaatgccccaagtAACCACATGCTAtaggtaccaataaagttgcacaacttcaattaaatattaaaattttaactaATAGAGGTACAATTGGACAACTATTAGTAAATGCAAAATATTTTAGTAGGCTTTTGATTGTCACACATTGACCTTTTTCAAAGATGGCAATTAAGAGGTTAGATGAATCAtagatgaaaaaaaatgaaaaaaatcgtTTAACTCTTGATTTATCGCAAGTCATTTATGACAACGATTTGCAAAAACTCTTGGGCATTATTTTGAAAAAATCGGGGCGATTTATtggaaaaaattgtagaaaaactcAAATAAATTTATAGTAATGATTTGTCggctattttttctttgaatactataaTTCAATTGATTACATAACCTTGCACCTTGCCATTTGCAAATCAAATAGTGTAATTGTGTACCTATCCACAACAAGTTAAAAATAGGTGCCTTCAAGGGACATAGCATCTAtctgagaagaatgtgaatcctttgGGTGTATGTGTGAGGAAAACTTCACTATGGTGTTTATGCATGATATGGTAGTTTCATGTGGAAGTCTCATGCTTCTTGAACCATGTTTTAGAAGTTGAAGTATGTTGTGGAGGCTGATAAAGTTGATCAATGTGTATGAGATGAGCTGAAAATTTGCAAGGCTTTGTGTGCACATGTCAATGCCAACTATTgaacaaattatttattttatgaaagatgtgaagtagagaactTTAATTCTAGAGAAAGGAGATGCAAGGAATGCAAATCCTCTATAATATGTATTGAACTGAAATTCATTTAGAGGTTGCACTTATTTTTTGGCATATAAtatgtatttaactcaaactttGATTCATATATGACGGAAATCAGTAATATGCTCTACAAATTCAGGGAATATGTGTGTTTTTCAAGAATATTTTAAGAATTATATATTTTCGAATGTTCGATAACTTTATAGAGTTTTTACTGATTTTTCAAGGAATcccaaattttctaaaattttggacCAAAAGATTTATTACCAAGTAAAAGTTTTTCATCTTTAAGATAaacgaaaaaaaaaaatgaatgactAGATCACTGCCCCTATTAACTTAAAACAATGACCAAAAGATAACTAAAATAAATACAAAACTGTGTACTTCTGCTCTGCAAATTTGTAGACCCTCAAATTCACGAGTATAAGTGGCTGAATAGAGGCCTCCCACATTAGATAGTTTTGTCAAAGGTACAGAGCAAGGGACATTCTCCAGAGAGCTGAGTAAAAGTGTAGTGCTGGATGATCCTCCAGTCAACAGTCAACAGTCCTCCATGACTTGGGTACCGCCATTTTTGAAGCTACTGACCTTGAGAGGGAGAATGAAGAGAGTAGTACGGTTGCTGAACAaagtaatgaaatgaaatgatagtcATGCAGATCTGAAAGCGATATTACACCTCTGCCTGGCACCCACAGAGGAAATGAGGATAATCACAATAAAAATGGTACTCACTGCGCTATCTAGTACCTCCATTTTGGAGACACTATAATACTTGTCTCCAGTTTGGGTTGCCGGATGAACACTGATGGTTTGTGGCTATCATTTCTTCTAAAATAAGTAGAGATATCCAAGCAGAGAAGAACAAAAATAAAGAGGGAGGAGGAGGTCTGAATGAAGAGGAAACGTTGCATATATTGATAAAATCTTAAATCAGTTGTATTCACAACAAcaatatttacaatacaatttagAGCTCAGGTCTTTATAAGACATGACACTAACAATAAATTTAGAGGTTTTTTCATAATATAaatgtatttataaatatatatatatatatcaatatttttGTCTTTACATTTAATAAGTAATCTTGATTACATATTCACAAATCACAAGTGGTTTCTAAAAACACATGTTGGAAATCATGGGTATAAACTAGGCACCCGAGTCATGCACAAAATTCACCACCCATATTAGCCAAGTTAACTTAGAGTTAAATAAAAACTTCCTTTtttcaaatttaggttcttcactTTGGTTTTATCCatctttttgataa contains these protein-coding regions:
- the LOC131079587 gene encoding pentatricopeptide repeat-containing protein At4g21065, producing the protein MSLFAKHTFFQNKLINMYAKCDSLVDVRKVFEKMTERDVFSWNVMIGAYQKHERPHEALTIFHKMQQTSVHPDHFTFATILPACSKIGALKMGMDIHQGIMEMGFFSDVVVASALLDMYVKCGSIHQAREVFDNMPERNVVSWNTMIAGYAQHGYVEKVLETFKQMQFTGLKPNSSTYASILRVCAKIGALDQGMEFHKRIFESGFLGDVLVANALIDMYAKCGSIRKAAELFEKMPHRDTVSWNVMITGYAKNGYVGETLRLFKEMPQRNVVSWTALIGGYAQNGIAEKALEAFKQMQLAGIKPNSTTFPSVLPACAQIGSLEKGMHIHESIIESGFFSDVVVASALIDMYVKCGNMQKARAVFDKMPERNAISWTMMIAGYAKHGALEEAINIFKEMPHRDMVSWSTMIAGFAQNGLVEKAIETYKQMQLAGLKPDSTTFATLLPACAKTGALKWGLDIHQSVIENGFRLDIVVASALIDMYAKCGCIQKAWEVFDKMPQRNVISWTAMIAGYAQSGLVENALETFKRMQLAGVKPDSASFASTLPACGKMGALEQGMEFHQRIIKSNFLSDTLVANALIDMYAKCGRIQKTRKLFDKMLERDTVSWNAMIAGYAMHGYGKDALELFELMKHSGVHPDHVSYVCVLFACSHSSLLEEGCKYFNGMSDFYCIKPIIDHYVCIVDLLGRASYLDKALNFIIKMPIKPAVVVWKCLLGACRSHNNIGLGVFTATLFLELDPKNAAPYVLLSDIYAEVGRWGDVQKIRRLMKDEGIKKIPGCSWIEVHKMVHVFCAGDRSHPQKEEIYAMLEKLSWEMKAAGYFPESRHVLNDVEKEEKEFFLCHHSEKLAIACGLLNTSPGMIIGVVKNLRVCIECHTATKFISKITSREIVVRDANRFHHFSQGQCSCGDYW